A window of Festucalex cinctus isolate MCC-2025b chromosome 6, RoL_Fcin_1.0, whole genome shotgun sequence contains these coding sequences:
- the etaa1a gene encoding ewing's tumor-associated antigen 1 isoform X1 — translation MAEGRSHVLSVSAAMTGHRGGPTTTTTPTTTTNRRLSRSFKLSQQQHTQACSDKSNAPSTPKSEFKTPTRPSFCGESPHDSDAHHEIIWDATSPQRLGKRATKVTAGAVSISDIVSRIAPQHGRPEVSEPDLQQWIGDSAGIPCTPDVGPPKSRRKSPRCENVEQLLRLAKQFDLNLLGSDDDREDAPADGDPRSAEDDLWGPEDDLFEEPARQASAAPVAAPPEDVPATPGADLADDWADDDLLDDPLLVEMTQNPEKFCTPAYTSTQMSSYRAPPMSPAVSQSDGRTTLEKLADCSDPSRSSRAAPKDPTAAGGLSDAVSTAANNCTSPGPAHERVPTVSDFPDDDLDAIFSSEPLWDELDDDDDEMLRQLCEDVEKRMGAADAAGKGSPGGGWGPRAVAVTTAPASSSLPQQRPAQRFSFKRPGQPVAVATNRLGRPATNHPVSTVTSKPVSMATHHPLVTSKPVSMATNQLGSSATNRPVPMATNRPVSMATHHPVPMVTGKATVAKCSALEIERKKQEAVQRRRRRLQQLHQRK, via the exons ATGGCGGAGGGGCGCTCACACGTTCTTAGCGTGTCCGCGGCCATGACGGGACACCGAGGAggaccgacgacgacgacgacgccgacgacgacgacgaaccGCCGCCTGAGCAGAAGCTTCAAACTCAGCCAGCAACAGCACACGCAAGCTTGCTCGGACAAATCGAACGCCCCCAGCACACCCAAGTCGG AATTTAAGACCCCGACCAGACCGAGTTTTTGCGGCGAGTCTCCGCACGACTCGGACGCGCATCACGAAATCATCTGGGACGCCACGTCGCCGCAGAGACTCGGCAAACGGGCAACGAAAGTGACGGCGGGCGCCGTCAGCATCTCCGACATCGTCAGCAGGATCGCGCCCCAG cACGGCAGGCCGGAAGTGTCGGAGCCCGACTTGCAGCAGTGGATCGGCGACAGCGCCGGCATCCCGTGCACGCCCGACGTTGGACCGCCCAAAAGCAGGAGGAAGTCGCCCAG ATGCGAGAACGTTGAGCAGCTGCTGCGCTTGGCCAAACAGTTTGACCTGAACTTGCTCGGTTCCGACGACGACCGGGAGGACGCGCCGGCGGACGGCGACCCGAGGAGCGCCGAGGACGACCTCTGGGGCCCGGAGGACGACCTGTTCGAGGAGCCTGCTCGGCAGGCGAGCGCGGCGCCGGTGGCGGCGCCGCCGGAAGACGTCCCCGCGACGCCCGGCGCCGACTTGGCGGACGACTGGGCCGACGACGACCTGCTGGACGACCCGCTGCTGGTGGAGATGACGCAGAACCCGGAAAAGTTCTGCACGCCCGCGTACACCTCCACGCAGATGTCGTCCTACCGGGCGCCGCCCATGTCTCCGGCTGTCAGCCAATCGGATGGGAGAACAACTTTGGAGAAACTCGCCGACTGTTCTGATCCATCTCGGAGCTCCCGAGCGGCGCCAAAAGACCCGACGGCCGCTGGCGGGTTATCCGACGCCGTTTCTACGGCAGCCAACAACTGCACCTCGCCGGGCCCCGCCCACGAGCGAGTTCCCACTGTCTCCGATTTCCCCGATGACGACTTGGATGCCATTTTCTCGTCGGAGCCGCTCTGGGACGAgctggacgacgacgacgacgaaatGCTGCGCCAACTCTGCGAGGACGTGGAGAAGCGCATGGGCGCCGCCGACGCGGCGGGGAAAGGCTCCCCCGGGGGCGGATGGGGCCCGCGGGCCGTCGCCGTGACGACAGCGCCGGCATCATCCTCACTTCCGCAGCAGCGGCCCGCGCAGCGCTTTTCCTTCAAGAGGCCCGGCCAgcctgttgccgtggcgaccaACCGGCTCGGCCGCCCGGCAACGAATCATCCCGTTTCTACGGTGACCAGCAAGCCCGTTTCCATGGCGACACATCACCCCTTGGTGACCAGCAAGCCCGTTTCCATGGCGACCAACCAACTCGGCTCCTCGGCAACAAATCGTCCCGTTCCCATGGCGACCAACAGGCCTGTTTCCATGGCGACCCATCATCCCGTTCCCATGGTGACCGGCAAAG CAACGGTTGCAAAATGTTCGGCGCTGGAGATCGAGCGGAAGAAGCAGGAAGCCGTCCAGCGGCGCCGGCGACGCTTGCAACAACTCCACCAACGcaaatga
- the etaa1a gene encoding ewing's tumor-associated antigen 1 isoform X2, translating to MAEGRSHVLSVSAAMTGHRGGPTTTTTPTTTTNRRLSRSFKLSQQQHTQACSDKSNAPSTPKSEFKTPTRPSFCGESPHDSDAHHEIIWDATSPQRLGKRATKVTAGAVSISDIVSRIAPQHGRPEVSEPDLQQWIGDSAGIPCTPDVGPPKSRRKSPRCENVEQLLRLAKQFDLNLLGSDDDREDAPADGDPRSAEDDLWGPEDDLFEEPARQASAAPVAAPPEDVPATPGADLADDWADDDLLDDPLLVEMTQNPEKFCTPAYTSTQMSSYRAPPMSPAVSQSDGRTTLEKLADCSDPSRSSRAAPKDPTAAGGLSDAVSTAANNCTSPGPAHERVPTVSDFPDDDLDAIFSSEPLWDELDDDDDEMLRQLCEDVEKRMGAADAAGKGSPGGGWGPRAVAVTTAPASSSLPQQRPAQRFSFKRPGQPVAVATNRLGRPATNHPVSTVTSKPVSMATNQLGSSATNRPVPMATNRPVSMATHHPVPMVTGKATVAKCSALEIERKKQEAVQRRRRRLQQLHQRK from the exons ATGGCGGAGGGGCGCTCACACGTTCTTAGCGTGTCCGCGGCCATGACGGGACACCGAGGAggaccgacgacgacgacgacgccgacgacgacgacgaaccGCCGCCTGAGCAGAAGCTTCAAACTCAGCCAGCAACAGCACACGCAAGCTTGCTCGGACAAATCGAACGCCCCCAGCACACCCAAGTCGG AATTTAAGACCCCGACCAGACCGAGTTTTTGCGGCGAGTCTCCGCACGACTCGGACGCGCATCACGAAATCATCTGGGACGCCACGTCGCCGCAGAGACTCGGCAAACGGGCAACGAAAGTGACGGCGGGCGCCGTCAGCATCTCCGACATCGTCAGCAGGATCGCGCCCCAG cACGGCAGGCCGGAAGTGTCGGAGCCCGACTTGCAGCAGTGGATCGGCGACAGCGCCGGCATCCCGTGCACGCCCGACGTTGGACCGCCCAAAAGCAGGAGGAAGTCGCCCAG ATGCGAGAACGTTGAGCAGCTGCTGCGCTTGGCCAAACAGTTTGACCTGAACTTGCTCGGTTCCGACGACGACCGGGAGGACGCGCCGGCGGACGGCGACCCGAGGAGCGCCGAGGACGACCTCTGGGGCCCGGAGGACGACCTGTTCGAGGAGCCTGCTCGGCAGGCGAGCGCGGCGCCGGTGGCGGCGCCGCCGGAAGACGTCCCCGCGACGCCCGGCGCCGACTTGGCGGACGACTGGGCCGACGACGACCTGCTGGACGACCCGCTGCTGGTGGAGATGACGCAGAACCCGGAAAAGTTCTGCACGCCCGCGTACACCTCCACGCAGATGTCGTCCTACCGGGCGCCGCCCATGTCTCCGGCTGTCAGCCAATCGGATGGGAGAACAACTTTGGAGAAACTCGCCGACTGTTCTGATCCATCTCGGAGCTCCCGAGCGGCGCCAAAAGACCCGACGGCCGCTGGCGGGTTATCCGACGCCGTTTCTACGGCAGCCAACAACTGCACCTCGCCGGGCCCCGCCCACGAGCGAGTTCCCACTGTCTCCGATTTCCCCGATGACGACTTGGATGCCATTTTCTCGTCGGAGCCGCTCTGGGACGAgctggacgacgacgacgacgaaatGCTGCGCCAACTCTGCGAGGACGTGGAGAAGCGCATGGGCGCCGCCGACGCGGCGGGGAAAGGCTCCCCCGGGGGCGGATGGGGCCCGCGGGCCGTCGCCGTGACGACAGCGCCGGCATCATCCTCACTTCCGCAGCAGCGGCCCGCGCAGCGCTTTTCCTTCAAGAGGCCCGGCCAgcctgttgccgtggcgaccaACCGGCTCGGCCGCCCGGCAACGAATCATCCCGTTTCTACGGTGACCAGCAAGCCCGTTTCCATGGCGAC CAACCAACTCGGCTCCTCGGCAACAAATCGTCCCGTTCCCATGGCGACCAACAGGCCTGTTTCCATGGCGACCCATCATCCCGTTCCCATGGTGACCGGCAAAG CAACGGTTGCAAAATGTTCGGCGCTGGAGATCGAGCGGAAGAAGCAGGAAGCCGTCCAGCGGCGCCGGCGACGCTTGCAACAACTCCACCAACGcaaatga
- the LOC144020673 gene encoding BTB/POZ domain-containing protein 3-like produces MAAELFPGKKPLPSASEQQQEQQQQQQRRQTNQQCQHTSEQQNVSNNNGGGASRQASCTWQGLYPTIRERNSVMFNNDMMADVYFVVGPPGGTQRVPGHKYVLAVGSSVFHAMFYGELAEDQDEIRIPDVEPPSFLAMLKYIYCDEIELCADTVLATLYAAKKYMVPHLARACVTFLETSLSAKNACVLLSQSCLFEEPELTQRCWEVIDAQAELALRSDGFCDMDARTLESVLRRETLNAKEMVVFEAALGWAQAECLRRDLRPTVDNKRLVLGKAIYLIRIPAMALEDFANGAAQSGALTPTETNAIFLWYTAANKPELPFASAPRRGLAPQRCHRFQSCAYRSNQWRYRGRCDSIQFAVDRRVFVAGFGLYGSSAGSAEYGARMELKRQGAAVAQRAAKYFSDGSSATFAVWFEHPVQIEPDAFYTASVVLDGNELSYFGQEGMTEVQCGKVTFQFQCSSDSTNGTGVQGGQIPELIFYA; encoded by the exons ATGGCCGCTGAGTTGTTTCCCGGCAAGAAGCCTCTTCCGTCTGCCTCCGAGCAGCAAcaagagcagcagcagcagcagcagcggcggcagACCAACCAGCAGTGCCAGCACACGAGCGAACAGCAGAACGTCAGCAACAAcaacggcggcggcgcctccagGCAGGCCAGCTGCACCTGGCAGGGCCTCTACCCCACCATCAGGGAGAG GAACTCAGTCATGTTTAACAACGACATGATGGCGGACGTCTACTTTGTGGTGGGACCACCGGGCGGGACGCAGCGGGTTCCGGGCCACAAG TACGTCCTGGCGGTGGGCAGCTCGGTGTTCCACGCCATGTTCTACGGCGAGCTGGCCGAGGATCAGGACGAGATCCGCATCCCCGACGTGGAGCCGCCGTCCTTCCTCGCCATGCTCAA GTACATCTACTGCGACGAGATCGAGCTGTGCGCCGACACGGTGCTGGCCACGCTGTACGCGGCCAAGAAGTACATGGTGCCGCACCTGGCGCGCGCCTGCGTCACCTTCCTGGAGACCAGCCTGAGCGCCAAGAACGCCTGCGTGCTGCTGTCGCAGAGTTGCCTGTTCGAGGAGCCCGAGCTGACGCAGCGCTGCTGGGAGGTGATCGACGCGCAGGCCGAGCTGGCGCTGCGCTCGGACGGCTTCTGCGACATGGACGCGCGCACGCTGGAGAGCGTCCTGCGCCGCGAGACGCTCAACGCCAAGGAGATGGTGGTGTTCGAGGCCGCGCTGGGCTGGGCGCAGGCCGAGTGCCTGCGTCGCGACCTCCGACCCACCGTCGACAACAAGAGGCTGGTGCTCGGAAAG GCCATCTACCTGATCCGCATCCCGGCCATGGCGCTGGAGGACTTCGCCAACGGGGCGGCGCAGTCGGGCGCGCTGACGCCGACGGAGACCAACGCCATCTTCCTGTGGTACACGGCGGCCAACAAGCCGGAGCTGCCCTTCGCCAGCGCGCCGCGCCGGGGCCTGGCGCCGCAGCGCTGCCACCGCTTCCAGTCGTGCGCCTACCGCAGCAACCAGTGGCGCTACCGCGGCCGCTGCGACAGCATCCAGTTCGCCGTGGACCGCCGCGTCTTCGTGGCCGGCTTCGGCCTGTACGGCTCCAGCGCCGGCTCGGCCGAGTACGGCGCCCGCATGGAGCTGAAGCGGCAGGGCGCCGCCGTGGCGCAGCGCGCCGCCAAGTACTTCTCGGACGGCTCCAGCGCCACCTTCGCCGTGTGGTTCGAGCACCCGGTGCAGATCGAGCCCGACGCCTTCTACACGGCCAGCGTGGTGCTGGACGGCAACGAGCTCAGCTACTTCGGCCAGGAGGGCATGACCGAGGTGCAGTGCGGCAAGGTCACCTTCCAGTTCCAGTGCTCCTCCGACAGCACCAACGGCACCGGCGTGCAGGGCGGCCAGATCCCCGAGCTCATCTTCTACGCCTGA